Proteins encoded together in one Rossellomorea sp. y25 window:
- a CDS encoding YafY family protein, which translates to MRGDRLVSILLLLQSHGQMTAKQLSERLEVSERTIYRDMDALSGTGIPVVAERGKNGGWSLLEDYQTDLTGLKESEIRSLFVSPSSHLLDDLGLTRTSEEARNKLIASLPSTYRENAKDVWNRIHIDTSSWRKQKEKAASFEVIKEAIWKEQKLRITYQRADGKTDDRIVEPLGLVAKGDLWYLVASKENGDIRNYRASRILSADSLAGTFIRPRGFDLAQYWTSSTQSFIKRLPSYEVKVEVSPLALSRLTFTGRFARVLEMGDRNKENWIPVTLSFDTEDEAKGYILGFANQVRVIEPKNLRQKILEMAEAAVAFHR; encoded by the coding sequence ATGAGAGGCGACAGACTGGTATCCATTCTCTTATTATTACAATCACACGGGCAGATGACCGCAAAACAACTGTCAGAGAGATTGGAAGTTTCCGAACGGACGATTTACAGGGACATGGACGCCCTGAGCGGAACAGGGATCCCCGTGGTGGCAGAGCGCGGAAAAAACGGCGGCTGGTCTTTACTCGAAGACTATCAGACGGATCTGACCGGTCTGAAAGAATCAGAAATCCGCTCGTTGTTCGTTTCACCTTCATCCCACCTCCTCGACGATCTCGGCTTGACCCGTACGTCCGAGGAAGCCAGAAACAAACTCATCGCCTCCCTTCCATCCACCTATCGTGAAAACGCTAAAGACGTATGGAACCGAATCCACATCGACACAAGCTCATGGCGGAAGCAGAAAGAAAAAGCAGCCTCCTTTGAAGTCATTAAAGAGGCCATATGGAAGGAACAGAAACTGAGGATCACCTACCAGCGTGCAGACGGAAAAACAGACGACCGCATTGTGGAACCACTCGGACTCGTGGCAAAAGGTGACCTCTGGTACCTCGTGGCTTCCAAGGAAAACGGAGACATCCGGAATTACAGGGCCTCCCGTATCCTCTCTGCCGATTCTTTGGCCGGAACGTTCATAAGACCCCGGGGATTCGACCTGGCTCAGTATTGGACATCCTCCACTCAATCCTTCATTAAACGGCTGCCCTCTTATGAAGTGAAAGTCGAGGTCTCTCCACTTGCTTTATCGAGGCTGACATTCACCGGACGCTTTGCCCGTGTCCTTGAGATGGGGGATAGAAACAAAGAGAACTGGATACCGGTGACCCTTTCTTTTGATACAGAAGACGAAGCAAAGGGATACATCCTCGGTTTCGCCAATCAGGTAAGAGTGATTGAACCGAAGAATCTTCGTCAAAAAATACTAGAGATGGCAGAGGCGGCTGTTGCCTTTCATCGATAA
- a CDS encoding alpha/beta hydrolase, whose amino-acid sequence MINGELCIKVNGVKHWVRIAGAEHDTTPLIAIHGGPGGHQWILEQTGGKLLEEFATLVYYDQRGCGRSDPPADPGEYSIDILLDDLEEIRKALNVDKFIPLGHSFGGELALEYALKYPGCVEKIILEGPAIGDWDRLAINQIMSFISITDGEVQWKLRNLLQGGAPYTGRNGAAWGLVDEQTTMAFSFFKKGSYEKLVEISTDDAPRVGNEDMKEKIQEVPFSNLTGRIKAIESPVLVMTGLYDGNTGIDMARDVYRNLPNGEIEIFLESGHYIQMEEPEKMAEVVKEFMIK is encoded by the coding sequence GCAGAGCACGATACCACCCCTTTGATTGCGATTCATGGCGGGCCTGGAGGGCATCAATGGATCCTGGAGCAAACGGGGGGGAAACTGCTCGAGGAGTTCGCGACGCTTGTGTATTATGATCAGCGGGGCTGCGGCCGTTCAGACCCACCGGCAGACCCGGGGGAATATTCCATCGACATTCTCCTTGATGATCTGGAGGAAATCAGAAAAGCACTGAATGTGGACAAATTCATTCCATTAGGACACTCGTTTGGAGGGGAGTTGGCACTGGAGTATGCGTTGAAATACCCTGGGTGTGTCGAGAAAATCATTCTGGAGGGGCCGGCCATTGGTGACTGGGACAGGCTAGCGATCAATCAGATCATGAGTTTTATATCGATTACGGACGGAGAGGTTCAGTGGAAGCTAAGGAACCTCCTGCAAGGAGGGGCTCCCTATACAGGCAGGAATGGAGCGGCTTGGGGATTAGTGGATGAACAGACGACGATGGCATTCTCCTTTTTCAAAAAGGGGTCCTATGAGAAACTAGTCGAAATCAGCACGGATGACGCCCCAAGGGTTGGGAATGAAGATATGAAAGAGAAGATCCAAGAAGTCCCTTTCTCGAATCTGACCGGGAGAATCAAGGCGATTGAATCGCCCGTACTGGTCATGACCGGGCTATATGATGGAAATACAGGAATCGATATGGCGCGGGATGTCTACCGGAATCTGCCTAATGGCGAGATAGAAATCTTCCTGGAAAGCGGACATTATATCCAGATGGAAGAACCGGAGAAGATGGCAGAGGTTGTGAAAGAATTCATGATTAAGTAA
- a CDS encoding MBL fold metallo-hydrolase gives MDYLLEQVNDQIDVLAVWDAEWNTYTNAYFIQEDAGLTVVDSCKEGHLEFLRHSLNKIGKTADDVKLMLVTHGHEDHVGGAPLFTKARKVIHGDETLPAESFISGELLDRGTIGDYEYTRVGYHSPGSVIFFHRPTRTLFTGDFLCFFGDPLSDGGLVSKGEDLRQAWIEFLQCGGVAKVDLPVFLNGLRMMKEYDPDVMCTGHGGVLVGDLDVFLEELITIGDADK, from the coding sequence GTGGATTATCTATTAGAACAGGTGAATGATCAAATAGATGTGTTAGCGGTTTGGGATGCTGAATGGAATACATATACGAATGCTTACTTTATTCAGGAGGATGCTGGATTGACAGTGGTCGATTCGTGTAAAGAGGGTCACTTGGAGTTTCTCCGGCATTCCTTAAACAAAATCGGGAAAACGGCTGACGATGTAAAGCTGATGCTCGTCACACATGGTCATGAGGATCATGTGGGAGGGGCGCCGTTATTTACTAAGGCAAGGAAGGTCATTCATGGTGACGAGACGTTGCCGGCTGAGTCTTTCATTAGCGGGGAGCTCCTTGATAGGGGAACGATAGGGGATTACGAATACACGAGAGTCGGCTATCATTCTCCGGGTTCTGTGATTTTCTTTCATCGGCCAACCAGAACGCTCTTTACGGGGGATTTCCTCTGTTTCTTTGGGGATCCTTTGTCGGATGGAGGGCTTGTTTCAAAAGGGGAAGATCTAAGGCAAGCCTGGATTGAATTTCTTCAGTGTGGTGGGGTTGCAAAGGTGGACTTACCAGTATTCTTGAATGGACTAAGGATGATGAAGGAATATGATCCGGATGTGATGTGTACGGGACATGGCGGTGTGTTAGTGGGGGATCTTGACGTGTTCCTTGAAGAGTTGATCACTATTGGAGATGCGGATAAATAA